A stretch of Cucumis sativus cultivar 9930 chromosome 2, Cucumber_9930_V3, whole genome shotgun sequence DNA encodes these proteins:
- the LOC101205288 gene encoding disease resistance protein RGA2 — translation MADFLWTFAVEETLKKVLKVAGEQTGLAWGFQEHLSNLQKWLLKAEAFLRDINMRKLHLDSVRMWVDDLQHLVYQADDLLDEIVYEDLRQKVQTRKMKKVCDFFSPSTNVLIFRLNMAKKMMTLIALLEKHYLEAAPLGLVGNENASPEFDVIGQYRETISELEDHKIVGRDVEVESIVKHVIDASNNQLTSILPIVGMGGLGKTTLAKLVFNHELVRQHFDKTVWVCVSEPFIVNKILLDILQNLKGTISNGGDSKEVLLRELQKKMHGQRYFLVLDDVWNENSFLWDELKYCLLKITGNSKNSIVVTTRSAEVAKIMGTCSGHLLSKLSDDHCWSLFKESANAYGLSMTSNLEIIQKELVKKIGGIPLAARVLGRAVKFEGDVERWEEMLKNVLSTPLKEENFILSILKLSVDRLPSSALKQCFSYCSIFPKDFVFEKQELIHMWMAQGFLQPQEGRNMTMETVGDIYFKILLSHCLFEDAHETKTEEYEIPDLLEFETRPEEYKMHDLVHDIAIEISRDQNLQLNPSNISKKELQKEIKKVACKLPMVDFIRRIPCNIGQLTFFDVEIRNFVCLRVLKLSTLPSDKLPKSIGQLKHLRYLEIACYLGRLKFPESIVSLHNLQTLKFLYSYVEKFPMNFTNLVSLRHLKLWSNVDQTPPHLSQLTQLQTLSHFVIGFEEGCKITELGPLKNLQGCLSLLCLEKVESKEEANGTNLAEKEKLKDLHLSWSNERKDNNNYNDLEVLEGLQPNQNLQSLGIYNFAERRLPNKIFVENLSVIGLYGCNNCEKLPMLGQLNNLKKLEIYSFHGVQIIDNEFYGNDLNQRRFFPKLEIFVMCDMINLEQWKEVMTNDASSNVTIFSNLKCLEIRGCPKLTKLPNGLHFCSSIRRVTINQGSNLSINMRNKPKLWYLNIGPLDKLPEDLCHLMNLGVMRIVGNMQNYDFGILQHLLSLKKITLVEDELSNNSVTQISEQLQHLTALEFLSIENFGGIEALPEWLGNFVCLQTLSLYNCKNLKKLPSTKAMLRLTKLNQLYACKCPMLLLEEGDPERAKLSHFPNMLVQRNGYQKCI, via the coding sequence ATGGCTGATTTCCTATGGACTTTTGCTGTGGAAGAAACGTTGAAGAAGGTGTTGAAGGTTGCAGGGGAGCAAACTGGCCTAGCATGGGGCTTCCAGGAACATCTCTCCAACCTCCAAAAATGGCTACTCAAGGCTGAAGCTTTCTTACGCGATATCAACATGAGAAAATTACATCTTGATTCTGTGAGGATGTGGGTGGACGATCTTCAACATCTTGTTTATCAAGCCGATGATCTATTAGACGAAATTGTTTATGAAGATCTTCGACAAAAGgtccaaacaagaaaaatgaagaaggtgtgtgatttcttttctccttctaCCAATGTTTTGATCTTTCGTCTTAACATggcaaaaaaaatgatgactCTTATAGCATTGTTAGAAAAGCATTACCTTGAGGCTGCTCCTTTAGGACTAGTGGGAAATGAAAATGCAAGTCCTGAGTTCGATGTTATTGGTCAATATCGAGAGACAATTTCAGAACTCGAAGATCATAAGATTGTGGGGAGGGATGTTGAAGTTGAAAGTATAGTGAAACATGTGATTGATGCTAGCAATAATCAACTTACATCTATCCTACCCATTGTTGGTATGGGTGGATTGGGAAAAACAACTTTGGCAAAGTTAGTTTTCAACCATGAGTTGGTTAGACAACATTTTGATAAAACTGTTTGGGTTTGTGTCTCTGAACCATTTATTGTCAACAAGATTTTGCtagatattttacaaaatctaaaaggcACCATTTCTAATGGAGGGGATAGTAAGGAAGTTTTACTTCGTGAACTCCAAAAGAAGATGCATGGCCAAAGATATTTTCTTGTGCTTGACGATGTTTGGAACGAAAATTCTTTTCTATGGGATGAGTTGAAATACTGTTTGCTCAAGATCACTGGAAACTCTAAAAATAGTATTGTTGTGACTACAAGGAGTGCTGAAGTTGCAAAAATCATGGGAACATGTTCTGGTCATCTTTTAAGTAAATTATCTGATGATCATTGTTGGTCCTTGTTTAAAGAAAGTGCAAATGCATATGGATTATCAATGACTTCAAACTTGGAGATCATTCAAAAAGAGTTAGTCAAAAAAATTGGTGGTATACCATTGGCTGCACGAGTTTTGGGAAGGGCAGTAAAATTTGAAGGAGATGTTGAGAGATGGGAGGAAATGTTGAAAAATGTGTTAAGCACTCCACTCAAagaggaaaattttattttgtctatattaaaattaagtgtGGATCGTCTACCGTCATCTGCATTAAAGCAATGTTTTTCAtattgttcaatttttcccaaggattttgtgtttgaaaaacAAGAACTAATTCACATGTGGATGGCACAAGGTTTTCTTCAACCACAAGAAGGAAGGAACATGACAATGGAAACTGTAGGAGACATATACTTCAAGATCTTGTTGTCACACTGCTTATTTGAAGATGCCCATGAAACAAAGACAGAGGAATATGAGATACCTGATCTGCTTGAATTTGAAACAAGGCCAGAAGAATATAAGATGCATGATCTTGTACATGATATTGCGATAGAAATTTCAAGAGATCAAAATTTGCAACTAAATCCTAGCAATATATCAAAGAAGGAACTTCAAAAGGAGATTAAAAAGGTTGCATGCAAGTTACCCATGGTTGATTTCATTCGACGGATTCCTTGCAATATAGGCCAACTAACATTTTTTGATGTTGAGATAAGGAACTTTGTTTGTTTGCGAGTTTTAAAGCTATCAACGCTGCCTAGTGATAAGTTACCGAAGTCAATTGGTCAATTGAAACACTTGAGATATCTAGAAATTGCATGTTATTTAGGTAGATTAAAATTTCCAGAGTCTATTGTTTCTCTTCATAATTTGCAAACACTAAAGTTTCTATACTCATACGTTGAAAAATTTCCGATGAACTTTACAAATTTGGTAAGCTTAAGGCACTTGAAATTATGGTCAAATGTTGACCAAACGCCTCCACATTTAAGTCAATTAACTCAACTTCAGACATTGTCTCATTTTGTGATCGGGTTTGAAGAAGGTTGTAAAATTACTGAATTGGGTCCATTGAAAAACTTGCAAGGTTGTTTGAGTCTTTTGTGTTTGGAGAAAGTTGAAAGCAAAGAGGAAGCCAATGGAACAAACTTGGCAGAAAAGGAGAAGTTAAAAGATCTACACTTAAGTTGGtccaatgaaagaaaagataacAACAATTACAATGATTTGGAAGTGTTGGAAGGACTTCAACCAAACCAAAATCTACAATCATTAGGAATCTACAACTTTGCAGAAAGACGTTTGCCTAACAagatttttgttgaaaatttaagcGTGATAGGTTTGTATGGTTGTAATAATTGTGAAAAGCTTCCAATGCTTGGACAATTAAACAACCTAAAGAAACTTGAGATTTACAGCTTCCATGGCGTCCAAATTATAGACAACGAGTTCTATGGTAATGATCTAAACCAAAGAAGGTTCTTCCCAAAGCTTGAGATATTTGTAATGTGTGATATGATCAACTTAGAGCAATGGAAAGAAGTAATGACAAATGATGCATCATCAAATGTTACAATCTTTTCCAATCTTAAATGCTTGGAAATACGTGGATGTCccaaattaacaaaacttcCAAATGGACTACACTTTTGTAGCTCCATTCGACGTGTGACAATAAACCAAGGTTCAAATTTGAGCATAAATATGAGAAATAAGCCGAAATTATGGTATTTAAACATTGGTCCATTAGATAAACTGCCTGAAGATTTATGTCATCTAATGAATTTGGGGGTAATGAGAATTGTTggaaatatgcaaaattatgattttggcaTCCTTCAGCACCTTCTTtcccttaaaaaaattactttagtCGAGGATGAGTTGAGCAACAATAGTGTAACACAAATTTCTGAACAACTTCAACACCTCACTGCCTTGGAATTTCTGtccattgaaaattttggaggCATTGAAGCTTTGCCAGAATGGTTAGGAAACTTTGTATGTTTGCAAACACTCAGTCTTTATAACtgcaaaaatttgaaaaaactgCCTTCTACAAAAGCAATGCTACGTCTCactaaattaaatcaattgtATGCTTGCAAATGTCCGATGCTACTACTCGAAGAAGGTGATCCAGAGCGAGCAAAACTTTCCCACTTTCCAAACATGTTGGTTCAGCGCAACGGTTATCAGAAgtgtatttag